A window of the Pelagicoccus albus genome harbors these coding sequences:
- a CDS encoding Dps family protein, protein MIETENIVETENKNAEVVKGLRQVVADSYALLGQLHLCHWNVTGPGFFSLHTAFEEQYTELFTAVDEIAERIRALGYKAPGGLRHLAEMSEIHEAEEDCPAEEMVRHLYLSHELVIGNLKKARDLASEADDDQTEDLMIARIQSHDKSAWMLKSYLS, encoded by the coding sequence ATGATAGAAACAGAGAACATCGTCGAAACGGAAAACAAGAACGCTGAAGTTGTGAAGGGATTGCGCCAGGTCGTGGCAGACAGCTACGCTTTGCTTGGCCAGTTGCACCTTTGCCACTGGAACGTAACCGGCCCTGGCTTCTTTTCGTTGCACACCGCTTTTGAAGAACAGTACACAGAGCTTTTCACGGCGGTCGACGAAATAGCGGAACGTATCCGCGCGCTTGGATACAAAGCTCCAGGCGGATTACGTCATCTTGCAGAAATGTCTGAAATCCACGAAGCGGAAGAGGATTGCCCAGCTGAGGAGATGGTACGTCATCTGTACCTCTCGCATGAGCTAGTGATCGGCAACCTCAAGAAGGCGAGGGATCTCGCTTCTGAGGCGGATGATGACCAAACCGAAGATTTGATGATTGCTCGCATTCAGTCTCACGACAAGTCGGCTTGGATGTTGAAGAGTTACCTCTCTTAG
- a CDS encoding YqaE/Pmp3 family membrane protein translates to MDILRILLSILLPPVGVFLQVGIGLHFWLNILLTILGYVPGIIHAIYIILKK, encoded by the coding sequence ATGGACATCCTACGAATCCTTCTTTCCATTTTACTTCCGCCAGTTGGCGTATTCTTGCAGGTCGGCATCGGCTTACACTTTTGGCTGAATATTCTGCTAACGATACTTGGATACGTGCCAGGCATAATACACGCCATCTACATCATTCTAAAAAAGTAG
- a CDS encoding transporter substrate-binding domain-containing protein: MFRKYLIFIYLFLSTVYVSYSQELEVAIKETPPFAMKNSAGEWQGLSVDLWRDIAAKAGLDYTLEETDLAGMLDGVANGQYDAAISAITMNSQREERMDFSHSYYSSGLGIAVRESSDGLNWLAVAKAFFSWQFASALIGLLIILLAAGFAIWVFERKTNQEQFGGEKLKGIGDGFWWSAVTMTTVGYGDKSPVTLGGRIVALIWMFTSVIVISSFTASIATSLTVGSISDEITGASDLQGRKVGTIKSSTSVDFLDSAGAKPIAFDTMAEAFEELRNGRLKAVAYDKDLMRYQLRKSDDIKVLNLTLQPQDYAIAMNVDPEILERVNRALLETLESGRREDIKAKYDLSIQ; encoded by the coding sequence ATGTTTAGAAAGTATCTAATTTTCATATACCTATTCCTTTCCACCGTTTACGTCTCGTATTCTCAAGAGCTAGAGGTGGCAATCAAAGAGACGCCTCCCTTCGCCATGAAAAATTCAGCCGGCGAATGGCAGGGACTTTCCGTAGACCTGTGGAGAGATATAGCCGCAAAGGCGGGACTCGACTATACGTTAGAAGAGACTGACTTGGCCGGAATGCTCGATGGCGTAGCAAATGGCCAATACGACGCCGCGATCTCGGCCATCACGATGAACAGCCAAAGAGAAGAACGCATGGACTTCTCGCACTCTTACTACTCGTCAGGTTTGGGTATAGCAGTCAGGGAGAGCTCAGACGGACTAAACTGGCTGGCAGTGGCGAAAGCCTTTTTTTCGTGGCAGTTCGCCTCCGCGCTCATCGGACTTCTCATCATTCTACTTGCCGCAGGTTTCGCTATTTGGGTCTTCGAGCGGAAAACCAACCAGGAACAATTTGGCGGAGAAAAGCTCAAAGGGATCGGTGATGGATTTTGGTGGTCTGCGGTGACAATGACCACGGTCGGGTACGGAGACAAATCGCCCGTTACCCTTGGAGGACGCATCGTTGCGTTGATATGGATGTTCACGAGCGTAATCGTTATTTCGAGTTTCACCGCATCGATCGCAACCTCACTCACAGTAGGCTCCATTTCTGATGAGATAACGGGAGCGAGCGATCTTCAAGGTCGTAAGGTAGGAACAATAAAATCGTCTACGAGCGTCGACTTTTTGGATTCCGCAGGGGCCAAGCCTATCGCGTTCGATACCATGGCAGAGGCTTTCGAGGAACTGAGAAACGGCAGACTCAAAGCAGTGGCTTACGACAAGGACCTCATGAGGTATCAACTTCGCAAAAGCGACGACATAAAGGTTCTCAACCTTACCCTGCAACCACAGGACTATGCTATCGCCATGAACGTCGACCCGGAAATACTAGAGCGAGTTAACCGAGCGCTCTTGGAAACTCTGGAGAGCGGGCGCAGGGAGGACATCAAAGCCAAGTACGACCTTAGCATTCAATAG
- a CDS encoding mechanosensitive ion channel family protein: METITTNSIIDFSKIEIDWHQIVAGAINVAIIVAIAILIVSLLSRLLNRLEKKAKLSKQTLLPVRLVARYGVLFAALVLILGTFGIPIGNFWTFISTVLGLVAIGFVAVWSVLSNISSTLLILGFKPFKVGDYVRLVGDEVSGRVIDVNFMFTTLRRTSGDVFRVPNNQFFQKTILRPGDGGASDEEESKEEKTKSSESEKKNDIDHSQQNLEGIRQPKF, from the coding sequence ATGGAAACGATCACTACGAATTCGATCATTGATTTCAGTAAGATTGAAATAGACTGGCACCAAATCGTCGCGGGGGCCATCAACGTGGCCATAATCGTGGCTATCGCTATCTTGATAGTGAGCCTGCTATCTAGACTGCTAAACCGTTTGGAAAAGAAAGCGAAGCTCTCCAAGCAAACGCTTTTACCCGTCAGACTGGTTGCGAGATATGGGGTTCTGTTCGCAGCCCTCGTTTTGATACTGGGGACTTTCGGGATACCGATAGGAAATTTTTGGACCTTCATATCGACCGTTCTAGGACTCGTAGCCATCGGCTTCGTCGCCGTTTGGAGTGTCTTGAGTAACATTTCCTCAACCCTCCTCATCCTAGGATTCAAACCTTTCAAGGTGGGCGACTACGTGCGTCTAGTGGGCGATGAAGTGAGCGGGCGAGTCATCGACGTGAACTTTATGTTTACTACGCTGAGGCGTACTAGCGGAGATGTCTTTAGGGTTCCAAACAACCAGTTCTTTCAAAAAACGATCCTTCGGCCGGGAGATGGGGGAGCATCGGACGAAGAGGAGTCAAAAGAAGAAAAGACCAAGAGCTCTGAGTCTGAGAAGAAAAATGATATCGATCACAGCCAACAAAACCTGGAAGGAATCCGACAACCAAAGTTTTAG